Within Nitrospirota bacterium, the genomic segment CGGTGGTCATGTACTGGAGATGGTCGCCGGGGTCGTCGGTGAGCACCATCACCCCCGCTCCCACCAACGCGCCGATCAGCCCGCCGTAAAATCCGTCGACCAACACGTCGCCCATCTCGTTGTTCGCCGCGCGCGCCGGCTCCGGTGCCGCGACAACCAGCGCAGCCCCCAACACGAACCACCACGCGCTCATCCGAATCCTCCCCATCATAGGTAACCCTCCACGATCACGTCCTCCCCCAATCGCCGGATCAACGTTTCCCGGAGCATCAGGGCGTCGGTCAAGCGCTTCGGCGATCGCCCGCCGATCGCGCTGATCGCGTCCCGACCTCCCAGGAGTTTCGGCGCCAGCATGACGACGACTTTCTGGACGACCCCGGACCGTAGGGCCGAGGCGTTGACCTCGGCACCGCCTTCGATGAGGACCGAGGTGATGTCCATCGCACCAAGCCGTCGCATCAGATCCCGCAAATCGACCATCCCGTCTCGGGACCTCGTTGTCAGGACACGCACGCCGCGCTGCTCCAAACGCCGACGGCGTACCGCCGACGCCCGACTGGTCGTCGCGATGATGACCGCGGAGCCTCGGCGCGGCTTCAGGGCGCGGGCCGTCGGCGGGGTCGCCAACCGCTCGTCCACGATCACGCGGTGGGGGGTTCGCCTCCCTCGGCCGCCCCTTGCCGTCAGCTCGGGATCGTCCGCCAGGACCGTCCCCAATCCCACCAGCACCGCGTCGACTCGATCACGCAAACGATGGGTATAGTCGCGGGCCCGCGCGCCGCTGATCCAGCGCGATTCACCGCTGGACGTCGCAATCTTCCCGTCGAGCGTGGAGGCGATTTTCAACGTCACGAAGGGACGACCCGTTCTAATCCAGCGGGCATACGCTTCGTTCACGCGTTTCGCACGATCCCTGAGGACCCCCACGGTCGTCTCGATGTGGTGCTCGCGCAATCGCGCGATCCCTCGCCCCGACACGTTGGGATTGGGGTCCTCGGTGGCGATCACCACCCTGTTCGCCCCGGATGACAGAATCGCGTCCGTACAGGGAGGCGTGCGTTTGTCGAGGTGACAACACGGCTCGAGCGTGACGTACAACGTCGCGCCGCGAGCAAGGGTCGCGGCATTGCGAAGGGCGATGACTTCTGCATGGGGTTCTCCCGCCCGCCGGTGATACCCTTCGCCGACGATGCGTCCGCCGCGAACGACCACGGCCCCGACCGCAGGGTTGGGGCTGGTGCGCCCGCGCGCTCGCGCCGCAAGCGCAAGCGCACGACGCATGTACGCCTCGTCAGACACGGCCGACGATTATCGGGGAACGCGTTGGCGCTGTCAACGCGGGCGGGTCTATCCTCAGAACGGCCTCGGGACATTCGGGGACCGGAGCCTCGTCAGGTTCATGAGGTTAGAGCTACTGGGATCGCGCCCGCGACAACCAGGCCCAGCGTCCCAGCGGGGGAGCCTCGACACCCAGCGACGCCGTCAGCCTGCGCCGGAGCGCGTCTCCGTCCAAGTCCCGGTCGATTTCGCCGGCCGCGACCAACGAGATGGCACCGCTCTCCTCGGAGACCACGATGGCCAGTGCGTCACTGTCCTCCGTGATCCCGATGGCCGCACGATGCCGAGTACCGGTTCCCGCCGCGTCGCCGCTGAGCGTTCGGGCGGAGAGCGGCAGGAAGCACCCTGCTGCGGCGATCCGACCGCCTCGCAAGATCACAGCGCCGTCGTGCAAGGGCGAATACGGGAGAAACAAGCTGATCAGCAGATCCTTGGAGAGCCGCGCGTCGATCACGGTCCCAACCTCAACGGCGTCCAGGAGTTCCTGGGTCCGTTCGATCACGATGAGCGCTCCGATCCTACGGTTCGCGAGCGCAACCGCGGCCTTGAGCACCTCTTCGACGGCCAAACGGGCCTCGGGCTCGGGCGTCCGGTGGGCGGGGAACTGCGCGATCGAAGCCAGGGCTCGTCGGATCTCTGGCTGAAGGATAATCACCAGTGCCAGGACGAGTTCGGGCCACCAACGGGCAAGAGGCCAGTCGTTCGGGAACAGGCCAGCCCACTGGCCGAACACCGCTCCGACAAAGACGACCCCCGTACCGGCGACGACCCGGCGGGCGCCGGGAGCGCGGGCGCGGATCGCGATCCAGATCAGTACCGCACCGGCGAGCGTCGCGCCCAGCAGATCAGGCCACGCGAGACCGAACGGCGACGCCGACATCGCTTAGCCCGCTACGGGGTGGACCACGCGGGAGGGGCGTTTGATCGCCTCTACCGTGGCCACCACCTGCGCCATCGCGTCCACGTCGTGGACGCGCACGATCGCCGCGCCCTGCCAACTCGCGATGGCCACGGCGGCCGCCGTGGCCATCAACCGCTCCGCGGTCGGCCTAGGCGAGTGAACCCCGTCGTAGGCGAGGAAGGATTTCCGCGACGGGCCCACCACCACGGGGTAACCCAGCGCGCGGACACGATCCAACCCCGCAAGGATCTGGTAGCTGTACCGGGGGTCCGCACCGACAAACCAGCCCAATCCAGGGTCCACCAGGATGCGGGCGTCGTCGATCCCCGCTGAACGCGCCGCGGCGATGCGCTGGCGCAGAAAGTCACACACGGTGTCGATGACGTCGTCGTAACGCACGTCGCGGCGGGTGGTGCGCGGGGTGGGGTCTTTTGCGTACATGAGAACGACGGAGGCCTTGGCCGCGGCCACCGCGCCGGCCATCTCGGGATCTCCCCGCAACGCAGAGACGTCGTTGACCATCGCGGCACCGGCGGCCAGCGCCTCGCGGGCCACGGCAGCCTTGGTGGTGTCGACGGAGACCGGCACGCGCAGTTCGCGCACCAGCGCGCGAACCACCGGGATGACGCGCCGTCGCTCCTCATCGAGCGACACGTCCTGGGAGTCGGGCCCCGTGGATTCGCCGCCCACGTCGATCCACTCGGCCCCCGCGGCCTCGAACCGCCGAGCCCGGTCCACCGCAGCGTCAACGGTCGTGGTTTGACCGCCGTCCCAGAACGAATCGGGCGTGACGTTCAAGATGCCCATTACCTGGGTGCGCTGGT encodes:
- the ribD gene encoding bifunctional diaminohydroxyphosphoribosylaminopyrimidine deaminase/5-amino-6-(5-phosphoribosylamino)uracil reductase RibD, with the translated sequence MSDEAYMRRALALAARARGRTSPNPAVGAVVVRGGRIVGEGYHRRAGEPHAEVIALRNAATLARGATLYVTLEPCCHLDKRTPPCTDAILSSGANRVVIATEDPNPNVSGRGIARLREHHIETTVGVLRDRAKRVNEAYARWIRTGRPFVTLKIASTLDGKIATSSGESRWISGARARDYTHRLRDRVDAVLVGLGTVLADDPELTARGGRGRRTPHRVIVDERLATPPTARALKPRRGSAVIIATTSRASAVRRRRLEQRGVRVLTTRSRDGMVDLRDLMRRLGAMDITSVLIEGGAEVNASALRSGVVQKVVVMLAPKLLGGRDAISAIGGRSPKRLTDALMLRETLIRRLGEDVIVEGYL
- a CDS encoding diadenylate cyclase → MSASPFGLAWPDLLGATLAGAVLIWIAIRARAPGARRVVAGTGVVFVGAVFGQWAGLFPNDWPLARWWPELVLALVIILQPEIRRALASIAQFPAHRTPEPEARLAVEEVLKAAVALANRRIGALIVIERTQELLDAVEVGTVIDARLSKDLLISLFLPYSPLHDGAVILRGGRIAAAGCFLPLSARTLSGDAAGTGTRHRAAIGITEDSDALAIVVSEESGAISLVAAGEIDRDLDGDALRRRLTASLGVEAPPLGRWAWLSRARSQ
- the folP gene encoding dihydropteroate synthase, translating into MVHDQRTQVMGILNVTPDSFWDGGQTTTVDAAVDRARRFEAAGAEWIDVGGESTGPDSQDVSLDEERRRVIPVVRALVRELRVPVSVDTTKAAVAREALAAGAAMVNDVSALRGDPEMAGAVAAAKASVVLMYAKDPTPRTTRRDVRYDDVIDTVCDFLRQRIAAARSAGIDDARILVDPGLGWFVGADPRYSYQILAGLDRVRALGYPVVVGPSRKSFLAYDGVHSPRPTAERLMATAAAVAIASWQGAAIVRVHDVDAMAQVVATVEAIKRPSRVVHPVAG